One Peromyscus leucopus breed LL Stock chromosome 2, UCI_PerLeu_2.1, whole genome shotgun sequence DNA window includes the following coding sequences:
- the Htr6 gene encoding 5-hydroxytryptamine receptor 6 — protein sequence MVPEPGPVNNSSPAWGPGPPPAPGGSGWVAAALCVVIVLTAAANSLLILLICTQPALRNTSNFFLVSLFTSDLMVGLVVMPPAMLNALYGRWVLAGGLCLLWTAFDVMCCSASILNLCLISLDRYLLILSPLRYKLRMTAPRALALILGAWSLAALASFLPLLLGWHKLGNARTPAPDQCRLLASLPYVLVASGVTFFLPSGAICFTYCRILLAARKQAVQVASLTTGMAGQALETLQVPRTPRPGMESADSRRLATKHSRKALKASLTLGILLGMFFVTWLPFFVANIAQAVCDCISPGLFDVLTWLGYCNSTMNPIIYPLFMRDFKRALGRFLPCIHCPPEHRASPASPSMWTSHSGARPGLSLQQVLPLPLPPNSDSDSASGGTSGLQLTAQLLLPGEATRDPPPPTRATAVVNFFVADSVEPDIRQHPLSSPTN from the exons ATGGTCCCAGAGCCGGGCCCTGTCAACAATAGCAGCCCAGCTTGGGGGCCCGGGCCACCGCCTGCCCCAGGGGGAAGCGGCTGGGTGGCCGCCGCTCTGTGCGTGGTCATCGTACTGACAGCGGCGGCCAATTCGCTGCTGATCTTGCTCATCTGCACTCAGCCCGCGCTGCGCAACACGTCTAACTTCTTCCTGGTGTCGCTCTTCACGTCGGACCTGATGGTGGGGTTGGTGGTGATGCCCCCGGCCATGCTGAACGCGCTGTATGGGCGCTGGGTGCTAGCGGGTGGCCTCTGCCTGCTTTGGACCGCCTTCGACGTGATGTGCTGCAGCGCCTCCATCCTCAACCTCTGCCTCATCAGCCTGGACCGCTACCTGCTCATCCTCTCGCCGCTGCGCTACAAGCTGCGCATGACAGCCCCGCGGGCCTTGGCGCTCATCCTGGGTGCCTGGAGTCTCGCGGCGcttgcctccttcctccccctgttGCTGGGCTGGCACAAACTGGGCAACGCTCGGACACCTGCCCCCGACCAGTGCCGCCTATTGGCCAGCCTGCCTTATGTCCTCGTGGCGTCCGGAGTCACCTTTTTCCTGCCTTCAGGTGCCATATGCTTCACCTACTGCAGGATTCTGCTGGCCGCCCGCAAGCAGGCGGTGCAAGTGGCCTCGCTCACCACGGGCATGGCTGGTCAGGCCTTGGAGACCTTGCAG GTGCCCAGGACCCCACGCCCGGGGATGGAATCGGCTGACAGTAGGCGGTTGGCCACCAAGCATAGTAGAAAGGCcttgaaggccagcctgacccTGGGCATCCTGCTGGGCATGTTCTTTGTCACCTGGCTGCCCTTCTTTGTGGCCAACATAGCTCAG GCTGTGTGTGACTGCATCTCACCGGGCCTCTTTGACGTCCTCACGTGGCTCGGGTATTGTAATAGCACCATGAACCCCATCATCTACCCACTCTTCATGCGGGACTTCAAGAGAGCCCTGGGTAGGTTCCTGCCATGCATCCACTGTCCCCCGGAGCACCGGGCCagccctgcctccccctccatGTGGACTTCTCACAGCGGTGCGAGACCAGGCCTCAGCCTGCAGCAGgtgctgcctctgcccctgccgcCGAACTCAGATTCAGACTCAGCTTCGGGGGGCACCTCGGGCCTTCAGCTCACAGCTCAGCTTCTGCTGCCTGGAGAGGCAACCCGGGACCCCCCGCCACCCACCAGGGCCACCGCTGTGGTCAACTTCTTCGTTGCGGACTCTGTGGAGCCCGACATACGGCAGCATCCACTCAGTTCTCCCACGAACTGA